From Candidatus Saganbacteria bacterium, a single genomic window includes:
- a CDS encoding cytochrome B, whose amino-acid sequence MKKVFKKPKLAFFDFSDCEGCQLQFANMGETLLELLKLVDIVSFREIMSENGQDYDIAFVEGSITSDNDVKRIKAIREKAKVVVALGACATIGGVNGMKNRTPLEDAKKLVYGDMAGSINTIKTMPLREVIKVDYFIHGCPVYIPEVVTVVKCLLLGKPYVVPTYSVCNECKTNENVCRYEKDEDCFGPVTRAGCNSWCINNGNKCYGCRGLVDDPAANGQKEILSKYGLDLNEILNRFTLYNDSLGVKYDKEFKQ is encoded by the coding sequence ATGAAAAAGGTCTTTAAAAAACCGAAACTTGCGTTCTTCGACTTTAGCGATTGCGAGGGCTGCCAGCTCCAGTTCGCCAATATGGGAGAAACTCTGCTGGAGCTTCTAAAACTCGTCGACATCGTGAGCTTCCGCGAGATCATGTCTGAGAACGGTCAGGACTACGACATCGCTTTTGTTGAAGGCAGCATAACCTCTGATAACGACGTGAAAAGGATCAAGGCTATCAGAGAAAAAGCAAAAGTTGTAGTCGCCCTTGGCGCGTGCGCTACCATCGGAGGCGTGAACGGCATGAAGAACCGCACGCCGCTTGAAGACGCGAAAAAGCTTGTCTACGGAGATATGGCCGGCAGCATCAACACGATAAAGACAATGCCTTTGCGCGAGGTCATAAAAGTGGATTATTTTATCCACGGGTGTCCCGTGTATATCCCGGAAGTGGTCACAGTTGTCAAATGTCTTCTGCTGGGTAAACCCTATGTGGTCCCGACCTATTCCGTCTGCAACGAATGCAAAACAAACGAGAATGTCTGCAGGTATGAAAAGGACGAGGATTGTTTCGGTCCCGTGACAAGGGCCGGCTGCAACTCCTGGTGTATAAATAATGGGAACAAATGCTACGGCTGCAGGGGGCTTGTGGACGATCCCGCCGCCAACGGACAAAAAGAGATCCTGAGCAAATACGGGCTTGATCTTAACGAGATCCTGAACAGGTTTACTTTATATAATGACAGCCTTGGAGTAAAATATGACAAAGAGTTCAAGCAGTAA
- a CDS encoding 4Fe-4S dicluster domain-containing protein: MKYAVIKKTDLNKWLERLMKKARVYGPKKKESLFVFRPIKDPEEISLQYIPTILPPKKYYFPQKEKLINFNAEKFTEEKGTKDPEEFILFAVHTCDIAGIQCMDVVFRENPADPYYLSRKSKMTIIGLECLKYCDDIASCSSMGNHEPRGGYDLMMVDIGNSFALHVNSEKGESLIKNLKYIREANDKDMAALASVREEKKKVFKEELKAPLSKIYEAFDNSFKSPVWEDVGKRCVGCGNCTASCPTCYCYDVIDEMELDLTNGTRYRIWNSCQMDDFAKVAGGEDFRKGRDSRQRHRYYRKFKYPVDKFNRYFCTGCGRCTRACVAQISLPETVNAVIDGYRSKNAG; this comes from the coding sequence GAAAAAGGCCCGCGTTTACGGCCCAAAGAAAAAAGAGAGTCTTTTCGTCTTCAGGCCTATCAAAGACCCGGAAGAGATCAGTCTGCAGTATATCCCGACTATTCTTCCCCCGAAAAAATATTACTTCCCGCAAAAGGAAAAGCTGATCAATTTCAACGCCGAAAAGTTCACCGAGGAAAAAGGGACCAAAGACCCGGAAGAGTTCATCCTTTTTGCTGTGCATACCTGTGATATTGCCGGTATTCAATGCATGGATGTCGTCTTCAGGGAAAATCCCGCGGATCCATACTATCTCAGCAGAAAAAGCAAGATGACGATCATCGGCCTTGAATGCCTGAAATACTGCGATGATATCGCCAGCTGTTCTTCAATGGGCAATCATGAGCCCCGCGGCGGATATGACCTGATGATGGTAGATATCGGGAACAGTTTTGCCCTTCATGTGAACTCCGAAAAGGGTGAGAGCCTTATCAAAAATCTCAAATACATACGCGAGGCAAACGATAAAGATATGGCCGCTCTTGCCTCCGTCAGGGAGGAAAAGAAAAAGGTTTTTAAAGAAGAGCTTAAGGCCCCTCTTTCAAAAATATACGAGGCATTCGACAATTCTTTCAAATCCCCGGTATGGGAGGATGTCGGAAAGCGGTGCGTCGGCTGCGGGAATTGCACTGCCTCCTGCCCCACCTGTTACTGTTACGATGTCATTGATGAGATGGAGCTCGATTTGACCAATGGGACTAGATACAGGATTTGGAACTCCTGCCAGATGGATGATTTTGCTAAAGTCGCCGGCGGAGAAGATTTTAGAAAAGGCCGCGATTCAAGACAGCGCCACAGATATTATAGAAAATTCAAATATCCGGTGGACAAGTTCAACAGATATTTCTGCACGGGCTGCGGGCGCTGTACAAGGGCTTGCGTTGCGCAGATCAGCCTTCCCGAAACAGTGAATGCTGTGATAGACGGGTACAGGAGTAAAAATGCCGGCTAA
- a CDS encoding FAD/NAD(P)-binding protein, which translates to MPAKEKLKEKILSFPHKSVKAEIIDAYMVGANEKFFKIKLEEGKELGHEPGQFVMVSIFGFGEAPISIASSPTDKGYFDLTVRKVGVFTNELHKYGKGDVIGIRGPYGKGFPIDNMFGYDILVVGGGLGMVPLRSLIRYVMANRNDFGNVQILLGCKSPNELLFNEEANEWMKRAEIKRNCTVDKADEEWKGNVGVITTLIPGVDIIPERTYAVVVGPPIMMKFTLVSLLEKKIPEHQIVLSLERRMKCGLGKCGHCQIEGVYVCQTGPVFTYNQLKNFKGECYEKGL; encoded by the coding sequence ATGCCGGCTAAAGAAAAATTAAAAGAAAAGATCCTTTCTTTTCCGCACAAATCGGTGAAAGCGGAAATAATAGACGCCTATATGGTGGGTGCGAACGAGAAATTCTTCAAAATTAAACTTGAAGAAGGCAAAGAACTTGGGCACGAACCGGGACAGTTCGTTATGGTGTCTATCTTTGGTTTTGGTGAAGCGCCAATCTCGATCGCCTCCTCCCCCACTGATAAAGGATACTTTGACCTGACCGTAAGGAAGGTCGGGGTTTTCACAAATGAACTTCATAAATACGGCAAGGGCGATGTGATCGGCATCAGGGGACCTTACGGAAAAGGATTCCCAATCGATAATATGTTCGGTTACGATATCCTGGTCGTCGGCGGAGGGCTTGGCATGGTGCCGCTGCGTTCATTGATACGCTATGTAATGGCAAACCGCAATGATTTCGGGAACGTTCAAATACTTTTGGGGTGCAAGTCGCCAAATGAGCTCCTCTTTAATGAAGAAGCGAACGAATGGATGAAAAGGGCCGAAATAAAAAGGAACTGCACCGTAGACAAGGCCGATGAAGAATGGAAAGGTAACGTCGGGGTAATTACGACCCTGATCCCTGGTGTCGATATAATCCCGGAGCGCACTTACGCTGTGGTCGTCGGCCCGCCTATCATGATGAAGTTCACCCTTGTCTCACTTCTCGAAAAGAAAATACCTGAACACCAGATAGTCCTTTCTTTGGAGCGGAGGATGAAGTGCGGGCTTGGAAAATGCGGGCATTGCCAGATAGAGGGCGTGTATGTCTGCCAGACAGGGCCTGTTTTTACATATAATCAGTTAAAGAACTTTAAAGGGGAATGCTATGAAAAAGGTCTTTAA
- a CDS encoding Ni/Fe hydrogenase subunit alpha, with protein MTKSSSSNSKNVNIDIHYLTRVEGHGNIVVDVKNGVLEKCEFQVIESPRFFESMLVGRSIWEAQHITSRICGICACGHSLASIKAAEAALEVTPSDDTALLRKLLLNTEMLDSHILHIYMLVAPDLLGVKSIFPLVKTHKSMIEMALKMKRMSDFAGEVLAGRHIHPISYVIGGLTQVPAKENLQKLLSMMIECRGYGEKTVKTFKKLSFPSFEHPTQYLSLTNESGEYPMYDGDLVVSGSQRTGIKDYKRLLHEKPVGYSRAKLSFINGQPYSVGALSRLNNNFKKLNKKARLVAEELGYKVPCHNPYLNTVAQLIEWVHCLEDSISILERILKEGIDSAKVVVSSWPKKGEKRSYRPNSGTGCVEVPRGSLFHEYTIDETGHITAANCVIPTNQNIANLEENMRKIVPEMLPEKSQDEIRLGLEMLARAYDPCISCATHMLDVKFI; from the coding sequence ATGACAAAGAGTTCAAGCAGTAATTCAAAGAACGTAAATATTGATATCCACTACCTGACAAGGGTGGAAGGACACGGTAATATCGTCGTTGATGTAAAAAACGGCGTGCTGGAAAAATGCGAGTTCCAGGTCATAGAATCTCCGAGGTTCTTCGAATCTATGCTCGTTGGCAGATCGATATGGGAAGCGCAGCATATTACGAGCAGGATCTGCGGCATCTGCGCCTGCGGTCACAGCCTTGCCAGCATTAAAGCGGCGGAAGCGGCGCTTGAAGTGACCCCGTCAGACGATACGGCTTTGCTCCGAAAACTTTTATTGAACACGGAAATGCTCGACAGCCATATACTTCACATTTACATGCTTGTCGCGCCCGACCTTCTCGGCGTAAAGAGCATTTTCCCTCTGGTCAAGACCCACAAGAGCATGATAGAGATGGCGCTTAAGATGAAAAGGATGAGCGATTTCGCCGGGGAAGTGCTTGCCGGCCGTCATATCCACCCCATTAGCTATGTGATCGGAGGCCTGACCCAGGTCCCGGCAAAAGAAAACCTGCAAAAGCTTCTTTCTATGATGATAGAATGTCGGGGATACGGAGAAAAGACCGTCAAAACTTTTAAAAAATTGAGCTTCCCCTCTTTTGAGCATCCGACACAGTATCTTTCACTTACAAACGAAAGTGGTGAATATCCTATGTACGACGGTGACTTGGTAGTGTCCGGATCGCAAAGGACCGGCATAAAAGATTACAAAAGATTATTACACGAAAAACCTGTCGGTTATTCAAGGGCAAAACTTTCTTTTATTAACGGACAACCTTATTCTGTGGGGGCCCTTTCGCGCCTTAATAATAATTTTAAAAAGCTTAATAAAAAGGCAAGGCTTGTCGCGGAAGAGCTGGGTTACAAAGTCCCGTGTCACAATCCGTATTTGAACACCGTTGCGCAGCTCATAGAATGGGTGCATTGTCTTGAAGATTCGATCTCTATCCTCGAAAGGATCTTAAAGGAAGGAATAGATAGCGCTAAGGTCGTGGTGTCATCCTGGCCAAAAAAGGGAGAAAAGCGTTCGTACAGGCCAAATTCGGGAACCGGATGTGTCGAGGTGCCGAGAGGTTCTCTGTTTCATGAATATACCATTGATGAGACCGGCCATATAACCGCGGCTAATTGCGTCATCCCTACGAACCAGAACATTGCCAACCTTGAAGAAAACATGAGAAAGATCGTGCCTGAGATGCTGCCTGAAAAGTCCCAGGATGAGATCCGTCTCGGACTTGAGATGCTCGCGCGTGCTTACGACCCCTGCATTTCCTGCGCCACGCACATGCTAGATGTCAAATTCATCTGA
- a CDS encoding hydrogenase maturation protease, whose protein sequence is MSNSSEKLAIIGLGNPLRKDDGVGIIALNRLKLCLKRPDIDYFDFGTGSFDILFKINEYKAILIIDAVNAGMEPGDHKIFPLEAVESEIITDMGSTHGFGLKQLRMLCSSFGSSGKVFVAGIQIVDVSEGNGTSDLVNKKLDSAIDNISLYINKYLSS, encoded by the coding sequence ATGTCAAATTCATCTGAAAAACTGGCCATTATCGGCCTTGGCAACCCTTTAAGGAAAGACGACGGAGTCGGAATAATCGCACTTAATCGTTTGAAGTTATGCCTAAAAAGGCCTGATATCGACTATTTTGATTTCGGTACGGGGAGTTTTGATATCCTTTTCAAGATAAACGAATACAAGGCCATTCTTATAATCGATGCCGTAAATGCCGGCATGGAACCGGGGGACCATAAGATATTTCCTCTTGAGGCCGTTGAATCGGAGATCATCACGGACATGGGGTCTACGCACGGGTTCGGCCTCAAGCAGCTGAGGATGCTATGCTCTTCTTTCGGGTCTTCTGGCAAGGTTTTTGTCGCGGGCATCCAGATCGTTGATGTTTCCGAGGGGAACGGAACCTCGGACCTTGTCAACAAAAAACTTGACTCCGCTATAGATAATATTTCCCTCTATATCAACAAATACCTGTCATCCTAA
- a CDS encoding 4Fe-4S binding protein, whose protein sequence is MAHRINDTCIACGTCEPECPEKAISVGDPIYIIEAAKCTDCGKCVEVCPVSSIEKA, encoded by the coding sequence ATGGCACACAGGATCAATGATACTTGCATCGCCTGCGGGACTTGCGAACCGGAATGCCCGGAAAAAGCAATAAGTGTTGGCGATCCTATATACATAATAGAGGCGGCAAAATGTACTGATTGCGGAAAGTGCGTGGAAGTCTGTCCCGTCAGTTCGATTGAAAAGGCATAG